One Pseudomonadota bacterium genomic window carries:
- a CDS encoding type II toxin-antitoxin system HicB family antitoxin has translation MQRQFTLEYWVDDDWYVGKLKEVPGVFSQGETLAELEDNIKDAYALVMADEGASPRPGVKSKEIVMDVA, from the coding sequence ATGCAGCGACAATTTACGCTAGAGTATTGGGTCGACGATGATTGGTACGTGGGAAAGCTAAAAGAAGTGCCTGGTGTCTTTAGTCAGGGGGAAACGCTTGCCGAGCTCGAAGACAATATAAAGGATGCTTATGCGCTTGTGATGGCGGACGAAGGTGCAAGCCCACGTCCAGGCGTTAAGTCCAAAGAGATCGTAATGGATGTCGCGTGA
- a CDS encoding type II toxin-antitoxin system HicA family toxin: MKRGELIRALVAAGCYLKRHGMKHDIYANPNKGRQAPIPRHAEIKDSLCELIRKQLGLKGRQA; the protein is encoded by the coding sequence GTGAAGCGTGGAGAGCTTATTCGAGCGCTCGTCGCCGCTGGTTGCTACTTGAAGCGTCATGGGATGAAGCATGATATCTACGCCAACCCGAACAAGGGCAGGCAAGCGCCAATACCGCGGCATGCCGAGATCAAGGACAGCCTGTGCGAGCTTATCAGGAAGCAGCTGGGACTGAAGGGTCGTCAAGCCTAA